One region of Rhineura floridana isolate rRhiFlo1 chromosome 20, rRhiFlo1.hap2, whole genome shotgun sequence genomic DNA includes:
- the RALGDS gene encoding ral guanine nucleotide dissociation stimulator isoform X5, with product MVNLMWSELLQDERPKGAAAAAAAGGGGGRGSLISPEKMFEGSRRLRSLWDGVRLEVAAESASPVVLHSFTQLDPDLPPLESSTQEIGEEVEDGVIYSISLRKVQLHHTANKGQRWLGFENESALNLYETCKVRTIKAGTLEKLVEYLVSAFKGNDSTYVTIFLCTYRAFATTKQVLDLLLNRYGKLHLQLNGDHPQQAVDERLELKNTISSILGAWLDQYSEDFRKPPDYTCLKQLIIYVRLNIPGSDLERRARILFTQFQQQERAEGEAEAVDPASCTLQLEEENGLGESKLNFLSFSPEMVAEQFTLMDAELFKKAVPYHCLGCIWSQRDKKGKEHLAPTIRATVAQFNSVTNCVISTCLGDRALKPQQRAKVVDHWIQVARECRILKNFSSLRAILSALQCNAIHRLKKTWDEVSRESFRTFHELSEIFSDENNHSLSRELLIKEGTSKFATLEINPKRAQKRQQQQREMGVMQGTIPYLGTFLTDLVMLDTAVKDYLDGGLINFEKRRKEFEVIAQIKLLQSACNNYSFTQEDRFVAWFHSMERLSEAESYGLSCEIEPLSESASNTLKSKKNTGIIKRWSDRQAPSTESCAGGSSHSKSFDQLKCGPYLCSGDAADSLSVTSAGSSSSDVEEINFSFVPDSPEGQEKKFWESTSLSSLDTSGIGSSSSSASSSSVSSTPVTACRTHKRSVSGISSYSSLSLPLYNQQVDDCCIIRVSLAVDNGNMYKSILVTSQDKTPVVIRKAMAKHNLDGDRPEDYELIQIISEERELKIPDNANVFYAMNSAANYDFVLKKRGFSKAVKIKHGSSSTLPRMKQKGLKIAKGIF from the exons AGCTCCACCCAGGAGATTGGAGAAGAGGTCGAAGATGGCGTGATCTACAGCATTTCACTCCGGAAAGTCCAGCTCCACCACACGGCCAACAAGGGTCAGCGATGGCTAGGG TTTGAGAACGAGTCGGCCCTAAACCTCTATGAGACGTGTAAGGTGCGGACCATCAAAGCTGGGACCTTGGAGAAGCTGGTGGAGTATCTTGTCTCGGCGTTCAAAGGCAACGATTCCACCTACGTCACCATCTTCCTATGTACGTATCGAGCGTTTGCCACGACCAAGCAAGTCCTCGATCTCCTCCTGAACAG ATATGGGAAACTCCACCTCCAGCTCAACGGAGACCACCCGCAGCAAGCCGTGGACGAGAGACTGGAGTTGAAAAA caccATCTCTTCCATCCTGGGAGCCTGGCTGGATCAATACTCGGAAGACTTCCGCAAGCCGCCAGACTACACCTGCCTGAAGCAGCTCATCATTTACGTGCGGCTCAACATCCCTGGCTCAGACCTGGAGCGGCGAGCGCGCATTCTCTTCACCCAGTTCCAGCAGCAAGAGAGGGCCGAGGGGGAGGCGGAAG CCGTGGACCCAGCTAGCTGCACTCTGCAGCTCGAGGAGGAGAACGGGCTGGGTGAAAGCAAGCTCAATTTCCTCTCGTTCTCTCCAGAGATGGTGGCTGAACAATTCACACTGATGGACGCT GAGCTCTTCAAGAAGGCGGTGCCGTACCATTGCCTCGGGTGCATTTGGTCCCAGCGGGACAAGAAAGGCAAAGAGCACCTCGCGCCCACCATCCGGGCCACTGTTGCGCAGTTCAATAGCGTCACCAATTGCGTCATTTCAACTTGCCTCGGGGACCGGGCACTAAAGCCACAGCAGAGAGCCAAGGTGGTGGACCACTGGATCCAAGTTGCGCGG GAATGCCGGATCTTAAAGAACTTCTCGTCACTCCGTGCCATTCTTTCTGCCCTGCAATGCAATGCAATCCACAGGCTGAAGAAAACGTGGGATGAGGTCTCCCG GGAAAGCTTCCGCACTTTTCACGAGCTGTCGGAAATCTTCTCAGATGAGAATAACCATTCCTTGAGCCGGGAGCTTCTCATCAAG GAGGGGACCTCCAAGTTCGCCACCCTGGAGATTAACCCAAAGAGGGCTCAGaaacggcagcagcagcagcgggagatG GGCGTAATGCAAGGCACCATCCCTTACCTGGGTACCTTTCTCACTGACTTGGTGATGCTGGACACGGCCGTGAAGGACTACCTGGAC ggCGGCCTGATCAACtttgagaaaaggaggaag GAGTTTGAAGTCATCGCCCAGATCAAACTGCTCCAGTCGGCTTGCAATAACTACAGCTTCACACAGGAGGACCGCTTCGTGGCCTGGTTCCACAGCATGGAGCGGCTCAGCGAGGCAGAGAG CTACGGCCTGTCATGCGAGATTGAGCCGCTGTCGGAGTCGGCCAGTAACACTCTGAAGTCCAAGAAAAACACGGGCATCATCAAGCGCTGGAGCGA CCGGCAGGCCCCCAGCACCGAGTCCTGCGCTGGCGGCAGCTCTCACTCAAAATCGTTTGACCAGCTGAAGTGCGGGCCATACTTGTGCAGTGGGGATGCGGCCGACTCCCTCAGCGTCACCTCGGCTGGCTCCAGCAGCTCTGATGTGGAAGAGATAAACTTCAGCTTCGTCCCGGACTCTCCGGAGGGCCAAGAGAAGAAG TTCTGGGAATCCACCTCTCTTTCCTCCTTGGATACGTCGGGAATTGGCTCGAGTTCGAGCAGTGCCTCGTCGTCGTCTGTCTCCTCCACGCCGGTGACGGCCTGCCGCACGCACAAGCGCTCCGTCTCGGGCATCTCGAGCTACTCTTCCCTCTCGCTGCCCCTCTACAACCAGCAGGTCGACGACTGTTGCATCATCCGAGTCAGCTTGGCCGTTGATAACGGCAACATGTACAAAAGCATTCTA GTAACCAGCCAGGACAAAACCCCCGTTGTGATCCGGAAGGCGAtggccaaacacaatctagatggGGACCGGCCAGAGGACTACGAGCTCATTCAGATCATCTCGGAAGAAAGAG AATTGAAAATCCCCGACAACGCCAACGTCTTCTACGCTATGAACTCTGCCGCCAACTACGACTTCGTCCTCAAGAAGAGAGGCTTCTCCAAGGCCGTCAAGATCAAGCACGGTTCCAGCTCCACCTTGCCACGGATGAAACAGAAAGGCCTCAAAATCGCCAAAGGCATCTTCTGA
- the RALGDS gene encoding ral guanine nucleotide dissociation stimulator isoform X8 translates to MMLDSQSSTQEIGEEVEDGVIYSISLRKVQLHHTANKGQRWLGFENESALNLYETCKVRTIKAGTLEKLVEYLVSAFKGNDSTYVTIFLCTYRAFATTKQVLDLLLNRYGKLHLQLNGDHPQQAVDERLELKNTISSILGAWLDQYSEDFRKPPDYTCLKQLIIYVRLNIPGSDLERRARILFTQFQQQERAEGEAEAVDPASCTLQLEEENGLGESKLNFLSFSPEMVAEQFTLMDAELFKKAVPYHCLGCIWSQRDKKGKEHLAPTIRATVAQFNSVTNCVISTCLGDRALKPQQRAKVVDHWIQVARECRILKNFSSLRAILSALQCNAIHRLKKTWDEVSRESFRTFHELSEIFSDENNHSLSRELLIKEGTSKFATLEINPKRAQKRQQQQREMQGVMQGTIPYLGTFLTDLVMLDTAVKDYLDGGLINFEKRRKEFEVIAQIKLLQSACNNYSFTQEDRFVAWFHSMERLSEAESYGLSCEIEPLSESASNTLKSKKNTGIIKRWSDRQAPSTESCAGGSSHSKSFDQLKCGPYLCSGDAADSLSVTSAGSSSSDVEEINFSFVPDSPEGQEKKCSLPALDVQTCSSASGQEGLPLSTACSRKFWESTSLSSLDTSGIGSSSSSASSSSVSSTPVTACRTHKRSVSGISSYSSLSLPLYNQQVDDCCIIRVSLAVDNGNMYKSILVTSQDKTPVVIRKAMAKHNLDGDRPEDYELIQIISEERELKIPDNANVFYAMNSAANYDFVLKKRGFSKAVKIKHGSSSTLPRMKQKGLKIAKGIF, encoded by the exons AGCTCCACCCAGGAGATTGGAGAAGAGGTCGAAGATGGCGTGATCTACAGCATTTCACTCCGGAAAGTCCAGCTCCACCACACGGCCAACAAGGGTCAGCGATGGCTAGGG TTTGAGAACGAGTCGGCCCTAAACCTCTATGAGACGTGTAAGGTGCGGACCATCAAAGCTGGGACCTTGGAGAAGCTGGTGGAGTATCTTGTCTCGGCGTTCAAAGGCAACGATTCCACCTACGTCACCATCTTCCTATGTACGTATCGAGCGTTTGCCACGACCAAGCAAGTCCTCGATCTCCTCCTGAACAG ATATGGGAAACTCCACCTCCAGCTCAACGGAGACCACCCGCAGCAAGCCGTGGACGAGAGACTGGAGTTGAAAAA caccATCTCTTCCATCCTGGGAGCCTGGCTGGATCAATACTCGGAAGACTTCCGCAAGCCGCCAGACTACACCTGCCTGAAGCAGCTCATCATTTACGTGCGGCTCAACATCCCTGGCTCAGACCTGGAGCGGCGAGCGCGCATTCTCTTCACCCAGTTCCAGCAGCAAGAGAGGGCCGAGGGGGAGGCGGAAG CCGTGGACCCAGCTAGCTGCACTCTGCAGCTCGAGGAGGAGAACGGGCTGGGTGAAAGCAAGCTCAATTTCCTCTCGTTCTCTCCAGAGATGGTGGCTGAACAATTCACACTGATGGACGCT GAGCTCTTCAAGAAGGCGGTGCCGTACCATTGCCTCGGGTGCATTTGGTCCCAGCGGGACAAGAAAGGCAAAGAGCACCTCGCGCCCACCATCCGGGCCACTGTTGCGCAGTTCAATAGCGTCACCAATTGCGTCATTTCAACTTGCCTCGGGGACCGGGCACTAAAGCCACAGCAGAGAGCCAAGGTGGTGGACCACTGGATCCAAGTTGCGCGG GAATGCCGGATCTTAAAGAACTTCTCGTCACTCCGTGCCATTCTTTCTGCCCTGCAATGCAATGCAATCCACAGGCTGAAGAAAACGTGGGATGAGGTCTCCCG GGAAAGCTTCCGCACTTTTCACGAGCTGTCGGAAATCTTCTCAGATGAGAATAACCATTCCTTGAGCCGGGAGCTTCTCATCAAG GAGGGGACCTCCAAGTTCGCCACCCTGGAGATTAACCCAAAGAGGGCTCAGaaacggcagcagcagcagcgggagatG CAGGGCGTAATGCAAGGCACCATCCCTTACCTGGGTACCTTTCTCACTGACTTGGTGATGCTGGACACGGCCGTGAAGGACTACCTGGAC ggCGGCCTGATCAACtttgagaaaaggaggaag GAGTTTGAAGTCATCGCCCAGATCAAACTGCTCCAGTCGGCTTGCAATAACTACAGCTTCACACAGGAGGACCGCTTCGTGGCCTGGTTCCACAGCATGGAGCGGCTCAGCGAGGCAGAGAG CTACGGCCTGTCATGCGAGATTGAGCCGCTGTCGGAGTCGGCCAGTAACACTCTGAAGTCCAAGAAAAACACGGGCATCATCAAGCGCTGGAGCGA CCGGCAGGCCCCCAGCACCGAGTCCTGCGCTGGCGGCAGCTCTCACTCAAAATCGTTTGACCAGCTGAAGTGCGGGCCATACTTGTGCAGTGGGGATGCGGCCGACTCCCTCAGCGTCACCTCGGCTGGCTCCAGCAGCTCTGATGTGGAAGAGATAAACTTCAGCTTCGTCCCGGACTCTCCGGAGGGCCAAGAGAAGAAG TGCTCTCTTCCCGCCCTGGATGTCCAGACGTGCAGCTCCGCTTCTGGCCAGGAGGGGTTGCCACTGAGCACTGCTTGTAGTAGAAAG TTCTGGGAATCCACCTCTCTTTCCTCCTTGGATACGTCGGGAATTGGCTCGAGTTCGAGCAGTGCCTCGTCGTCGTCTGTCTCCTCCACGCCGGTGACGGCCTGCCGCACGCACAAGCGCTCCGTCTCGGGCATCTCGAGCTACTCTTCCCTCTCGCTGCCCCTCTACAACCAGCAGGTCGACGACTGTTGCATCATCCGAGTCAGCTTGGCCGTTGATAACGGCAACATGTACAAAAGCATTCTA GTAACCAGCCAGGACAAAACCCCCGTTGTGATCCGGAAGGCGAtggccaaacacaatctagatggGGACCGGCCAGAGGACTACGAGCTCATTCAGATCATCTCGGAAGAAAGAG AATTGAAAATCCCCGACAACGCCAACGTCTTCTACGCTATGAACTCTGCCGCCAACTACGACTTCGTCCTCAAGAAGAGAGGCTTCTCCAAGGCCGTCAAGATCAAGCACGGTTCCAGCTCCACCTTGCCACGGATGAAACAGAAAGGCCTCAAAATCGCCAAAGGCATCTTCTGA
- the RALGDS gene encoding ral guanine nucleotide dissociation stimulator isoform X4, producing MVNLMWSELLQDERPKGAAAAAAAGGGGGRGSLISPEKMFEGSRRLRSLWDGVRLEVAAESASPVVLHSFTQLDPDLPPLESSTQEIGEEVEDGVIYSISLRKVQLHHTANKGQRWLGFENESALNLYETCKVRTIKAGTLEKLVEYLVSAFKGNDSTYVTIFLCTYRAFATTKQVLDLLLNRYGKLHLQLNGDHPQQAVDERLELKNTISSILGAWLDQYSEDFRKPPDYTCLKQLIIYVRLNIPGSDLERRARILFTQFQQQERAEGEAEAVDPASCTLQLEEENGLGESKLNFLSFSPEMVAEQFTLMDAELFKKAVPYHCLGCIWSQRDKKGKEHLAPTIRATVAQFNSVTNCVISTCLGDRALKPQQRAKVVDHWIQVARECRILKNFSSLRAILSALQCNAIHRLKKTWDEVSRESFRTFHELSEIFSDENNHSLSRELLIKEGTSKFATLEINPKRAQKRQQQQREMQGVMQGTIPYLGTFLTDLVMLDTAVKDYLDGGLINFEKRRKEFEVIAQIKLLQSACNNYSFTQEDRFVAWFHSMERLSEAESYGLSCEIEPLSESASNTLKSKKNTGIIKRWSDRQAPSTESCAGGSSHSKSFDQLKCGPYLCSGDAADSLSVTSAGSSSSDVEEINFSFVPDSPEGQEKKFWESTSLSSLDTSGIGSSSSSASSSSVSSTPVTACRTHKRSVSGISSYSSLSLPLYNQQVDDCCIIRVSLAVDNGNMYKSILVTSQDKTPVVIRKAMAKHNLDGDRPEDYELIQIISEERELKIPDNANVFYAMNSAANYDFVLKKRGFSKAVKIKHGSSSTLPRMKQKGLKIAKGIF from the exons AGCTCCACCCAGGAGATTGGAGAAGAGGTCGAAGATGGCGTGATCTACAGCATTTCACTCCGGAAAGTCCAGCTCCACCACACGGCCAACAAGGGTCAGCGATGGCTAGGG TTTGAGAACGAGTCGGCCCTAAACCTCTATGAGACGTGTAAGGTGCGGACCATCAAAGCTGGGACCTTGGAGAAGCTGGTGGAGTATCTTGTCTCGGCGTTCAAAGGCAACGATTCCACCTACGTCACCATCTTCCTATGTACGTATCGAGCGTTTGCCACGACCAAGCAAGTCCTCGATCTCCTCCTGAACAG ATATGGGAAACTCCACCTCCAGCTCAACGGAGACCACCCGCAGCAAGCCGTGGACGAGAGACTGGAGTTGAAAAA caccATCTCTTCCATCCTGGGAGCCTGGCTGGATCAATACTCGGAAGACTTCCGCAAGCCGCCAGACTACACCTGCCTGAAGCAGCTCATCATTTACGTGCGGCTCAACATCCCTGGCTCAGACCTGGAGCGGCGAGCGCGCATTCTCTTCACCCAGTTCCAGCAGCAAGAGAGGGCCGAGGGGGAGGCGGAAG CCGTGGACCCAGCTAGCTGCACTCTGCAGCTCGAGGAGGAGAACGGGCTGGGTGAAAGCAAGCTCAATTTCCTCTCGTTCTCTCCAGAGATGGTGGCTGAACAATTCACACTGATGGACGCT GAGCTCTTCAAGAAGGCGGTGCCGTACCATTGCCTCGGGTGCATTTGGTCCCAGCGGGACAAGAAAGGCAAAGAGCACCTCGCGCCCACCATCCGGGCCACTGTTGCGCAGTTCAATAGCGTCACCAATTGCGTCATTTCAACTTGCCTCGGGGACCGGGCACTAAAGCCACAGCAGAGAGCCAAGGTGGTGGACCACTGGATCCAAGTTGCGCGG GAATGCCGGATCTTAAAGAACTTCTCGTCACTCCGTGCCATTCTTTCTGCCCTGCAATGCAATGCAATCCACAGGCTGAAGAAAACGTGGGATGAGGTCTCCCG GGAAAGCTTCCGCACTTTTCACGAGCTGTCGGAAATCTTCTCAGATGAGAATAACCATTCCTTGAGCCGGGAGCTTCTCATCAAG GAGGGGACCTCCAAGTTCGCCACCCTGGAGATTAACCCAAAGAGGGCTCAGaaacggcagcagcagcagcgggagatG CAGGGCGTAATGCAAGGCACCATCCCTTACCTGGGTACCTTTCTCACTGACTTGGTGATGCTGGACACGGCCGTGAAGGACTACCTGGAC ggCGGCCTGATCAACtttgagaaaaggaggaag GAGTTTGAAGTCATCGCCCAGATCAAACTGCTCCAGTCGGCTTGCAATAACTACAGCTTCACACAGGAGGACCGCTTCGTGGCCTGGTTCCACAGCATGGAGCGGCTCAGCGAGGCAGAGAG CTACGGCCTGTCATGCGAGATTGAGCCGCTGTCGGAGTCGGCCAGTAACACTCTGAAGTCCAAGAAAAACACGGGCATCATCAAGCGCTGGAGCGA CCGGCAGGCCCCCAGCACCGAGTCCTGCGCTGGCGGCAGCTCTCACTCAAAATCGTTTGACCAGCTGAAGTGCGGGCCATACTTGTGCAGTGGGGATGCGGCCGACTCCCTCAGCGTCACCTCGGCTGGCTCCAGCAGCTCTGATGTGGAAGAGATAAACTTCAGCTTCGTCCCGGACTCTCCGGAGGGCCAAGAGAAGAAG TTCTGGGAATCCACCTCTCTTTCCTCCTTGGATACGTCGGGAATTGGCTCGAGTTCGAGCAGTGCCTCGTCGTCGTCTGTCTCCTCCACGCCGGTGACGGCCTGCCGCACGCACAAGCGCTCCGTCTCGGGCATCTCGAGCTACTCTTCCCTCTCGCTGCCCCTCTACAACCAGCAGGTCGACGACTGTTGCATCATCCGAGTCAGCTTGGCCGTTGATAACGGCAACATGTACAAAAGCATTCTA GTAACCAGCCAGGACAAAACCCCCGTTGTGATCCGGAAGGCGAtggccaaacacaatctagatggGGACCGGCCAGAGGACTACGAGCTCATTCAGATCATCTCGGAAGAAAGAG AATTGAAAATCCCCGACAACGCCAACGTCTTCTACGCTATGAACTCTGCCGCCAACTACGACTTCGTCCTCAAGAAGAGAGGCTTCTCCAAGGCCGTCAAGATCAAGCACGGTTCCAGCTCCACCTTGCCACGGATGAAACAGAAAGGCCTCAAAATCGCCAAAGGCATCTTCTGA
- the RALGDS gene encoding ral guanine nucleotide dissociation stimulator isoform X3 produces MKNVSKLCRGWKIFLTKARAPLPKRRPPSKNGPFWRRLVKGEETPVSIMFLKRHQLRKKSSTQEIGEEVEDGVIYSISLRKVQLHHTANKGQRWLGFENESALNLYETCKVRTIKAGTLEKLVEYLVSAFKGNDSTYVTIFLCTYRAFATTKQVLDLLLNRYGKLHLQLNGDHPQQAVDERLELKNTISSILGAWLDQYSEDFRKPPDYTCLKQLIIYVRLNIPGSDLERRARILFTQFQQQERAEGEAEAVDPASCTLQLEEENGLGESKLNFLSFSPEMVAEQFTLMDAELFKKAVPYHCLGCIWSQRDKKGKEHLAPTIRATVAQFNSVTNCVISTCLGDRALKPQQRAKVVDHWIQVARECRILKNFSSLRAILSALQCNAIHRLKKTWDEVSRESFRTFHELSEIFSDENNHSLSRELLIKEGTSKFATLEINPKRAQKRQQQQREMQGVMQGTIPYLGTFLTDLVMLDTAVKDYLDGGLINFEKRRKEFEVIAQIKLLQSACNNYSFTQEDRFVAWFHSMERLSEAESYGLSCEIEPLSESASNTLKSKKNTGIIKRWSDRQAPSTESCAGGSSHSKSFDQLKCGPYLCSGDAADSLSVTSAGSSSSDVEEINFSFVPDSPEGQEKKCSLPALDVQTCSSASGQEGLPLSTACSRKFWESTSLSSLDTSGIGSSSSSASSSSVSSTPVTACRTHKRSVSGISSYSSLSLPLYNQQVDDCCIIRVSLAVDNGNMYKSILVTSQDKTPVVIRKAMAKHNLDGDRPEDYELIQIISEERELKIPDNANVFYAMNSAANYDFVLKKRGFSKAVKIKHGSSSTLPRMKQKGLKIAKGIF; encoded by the exons AGCTCCACCCAGGAGATTGGAGAAGAGGTCGAAGATGGCGTGATCTACAGCATTTCACTCCGGAAAGTCCAGCTCCACCACACGGCCAACAAGGGTCAGCGATGGCTAGGG TTTGAGAACGAGTCGGCCCTAAACCTCTATGAGACGTGTAAGGTGCGGACCATCAAAGCTGGGACCTTGGAGAAGCTGGTGGAGTATCTTGTCTCGGCGTTCAAAGGCAACGATTCCACCTACGTCACCATCTTCCTATGTACGTATCGAGCGTTTGCCACGACCAAGCAAGTCCTCGATCTCCTCCTGAACAG ATATGGGAAACTCCACCTCCAGCTCAACGGAGACCACCCGCAGCAAGCCGTGGACGAGAGACTGGAGTTGAAAAA caccATCTCTTCCATCCTGGGAGCCTGGCTGGATCAATACTCGGAAGACTTCCGCAAGCCGCCAGACTACACCTGCCTGAAGCAGCTCATCATTTACGTGCGGCTCAACATCCCTGGCTCAGACCTGGAGCGGCGAGCGCGCATTCTCTTCACCCAGTTCCAGCAGCAAGAGAGGGCCGAGGGGGAGGCGGAAG CCGTGGACCCAGCTAGCTGCACTCTGCAGCTCGAGGAGGAGAACGGGCTGGGTGAAAGCAAGCTCAATTTCCTCTCGTTCTCTCCAGAGATGGTGGCTGAACAATTCACACTGATGGACGCT GAGCTCTTCAAGAAGGCGGTGCCGTACCATTGCCTCGGGTGCATTTGGTCCCAGCGGGACAAGAAAGGCAAAGAGCACCTCGCGCCCACCATCCGGGCCACTGTTGCGCAGTTCAATAGCGTCACCAATTGCGTCATTTCAACTTGCCTCGGGGACCGGGCACTAAAGCCACAGCAGAGAGCCAAGGTGGTGGACCACTGGATCCAAGTTGCGCGG GAATGCCGGATCTTAAAGAACTTCTCGTCACTCCGTGCCATTCTTTCTGCCCTGCAATGCAATGCAATCCACAGGCTGAAGAAAACGTGGGATGAGGTCTCCCG GGAAAGCTTCCGCACTTTTCACGAGCTGTCGGAAATCTTCTCAGATGAGAATAACCATTCCTTGAGCCGGGAGCTTCTCATCAAG GAGGGGACCTCCAAGTTCGCCACCCTGGAGATTAACCCAAAGAGGGCTCAGaaacggcagcagcagcagcgggagatG CAGGGCGTAATGCAAGGCACCATCCCTTACCTGGGTACCTTTCTCACTGACTTGGTGATGCTGGACACGGCCGTGAAGGACTACCTGGAC ggCGGCCTGATCAACtttgagaaaaggaggaag GAGTTTGAAGTCATCGCCCAGATCAAACTGCTCCAGTCGGCTTGCAATAACTACAGCTTCACACAGGAGGACCGCTTCGTGGCCTGGTTCCACAGCATGGAGCGGCTCAGCGAGGCAGAGAG CTACGGCCTGTCATGCGAGATTGAGCCGCTGTCGGAGTCGGCCAGTAACACTCTGAAGTCCAAGAAAAACACGGGCATCATCAAGCGCTGGAGCGA CCGGCAGGCCCCCAGCACCGAGTCCTGCGCTGGCGGCAGCTCTCACTCAAAATCGTTTGACCAGCTGAAGTGCGGGCCATACTTGTGCAGTGGGGATGCGGCCGACTCCCTCAGCGTCACCTCGGCTGGCTCCAGCAGCTCTGATGTGGAAGAGATAAACTTCAGCTTCGTCCCGGACTCTCCGGAGGGCCAAGAGAAGAAG TGCTCTCTTCCCGCCCTGGATGTCCAGACGTGCAGCTCCGCTTCTGGCCAGGAGGGGTTGCCACTGAGCACTGCTTGTAGTAGAAAG TTCTGGGAATCCACCTCTCTTTCCTCCTTGGATACGTCGGGAATTGGCTCGAGTTCGAGCAGTGCCTCGTCGTCGTCTGTCTCCTCCACGCCGGTGACGGCCTGCCGCACGCACAAGCGCTCCGTCTCGGGCATCTCGAGCTACTCTTCCCTCTCGCTGCCCCTCTACAACCAGCAGGTCGACGACTGTTGCATCATCCGAGTCAGCTTGGCCGTTGATAACGGCAACATGTACAAAAGCATTCTA GTAACCAGCCAGGACAAAACCCCCGTTGTGATCCGGAAGGCGAtggccaaacacaatctagatggGGACCGGCCAGAGGACTACGAGCTCATTCAGATCATCTCGGAAGAAAGAG AATTGAAAATCCCCGACAACGCCAACGTCTTCTACGCTATGAACTCTGCCGCCAACTACGACTTCGTCCTCAAGAAGAGAGGCTTCTCCAAGGCCGTCAAGATCAAGCACGGTTCCAGCTCCACCTTGCCACGGATGAAACAGAAAGGCCTCAAAATCGCCAAAGGCATCTTCTGA